Genomic segment of Planctomycetota bacterium:
GCATCCTCTATCTTTTGCGCCCGTAGAACGTAACGCATATCCTTGGTGAATTCTTCTATAAGTTTTCGAATATCTTCTTCATAAGTTTGAATTGTTTCTGTTTGGGAATTAAAGACTCGAATATTTTTCATCCCAATGTTTAAGGCTAAATTCCTTAGAAACTCAGCATATTCATTGTCGGTAGCATTTTGGACATTTAGTGTTTTTGTTCCAATTCCAAACTGGAAAAATATAAAAGAATCATAACCGATTGAAGAAACACTGCCAACCCCATCTTTTTTCATTAAGGGTTCCGGTGAGTAGCCTAAACTTCCTGCAACTATAAGCTCGGTATCATCATCTTTTGAACCGCTATGGCAATGCCTGATATCAACGACTACACCATGAAGCTTTAAATAGGGAATCCTATATGGCGTAGGTTGTGCCGGGTTTGCCTTTTGCACTCCTCCCTTATTTCCAGCCTCAAACCCAGCAAATGCGATATCGTTCAGCAATGATACCGCCTAATAAAACTAGTAACAATGGTTTGTTAATCATAACCATCTCCTCTATTTTTTAATTCTTATAGACAATGTTTGAATATCAGCTGTCGCTCCTGGAATTAGGTTAGAATCCTGTGCTTCCACATCAAAAGTAAATGTTCCAGCAGTTGTCGGTATTCCGCTTATTCTACCAGTCATAGAATAACCGATGAAAAATATTCCTCGTTCCTACAATTTTATTTCTGCTTGATTTCTTGTGCGATACCAGAAAGACATTCTTTAAGTTTCGCCGAAGTGTTTGTATTATTTATCTTGTCTTCTAGAAAGACTACAGACAATTTTTTACCTATTGTCTCAACTAATAAATACTTTAAGGCTTCTTTTAAGAAATGTATCCGATGTCGGGTATCTTCACTATAGGTTAGTTTTTCTAATTCTGTATAAATTCGTTCGCTAACGGGTTCTAATGATGGCGTCCCTATTTGGGCAAGAGCGTTAAGAGCAAACCGACCTTCTAATATTGTCCTTGGCCTTTCACGCTCAATTCCAAGATAGCAAAAATCAAAGTTTTTAACAAGTAAAGATAAAGACTCGTTGGCCCGATAAGTAGCCATTAATTTACAAAAGCTCACCTTGACTTCATCGGTTTCTTTATCCCAATTGGCCTCAAAATACTTCACCAGCTCTGTTATATCAGTTTTATATTTAATCACTTGACCATCCATAAAGTTAATTTTACCTTCTTTATTCATATCATTAAACCGCTGCTTGTTATCATCACCACTTAAATACAGGACACATCCTATTACCAGTAAAATCATTGTTACTTTTAATTTTATCATATTCTCGCCTTTCTAATAATTTATTTAATTAAGATTAAATTATTTTAAATCCCAGGTTAAATTAGTATAAGATCCGAATTCTACTTTATTGTCTTTTCTGATAGAGTTTTCCTGAATCCAATCATCATTTGCTGGGCCTATTTTCTTTCCGCTTCGCACACAATACCACTGATAGACCAGTGAACATCGTATCTCTGCTCCATTATCATTATAAACAGCGTATTCTTTCATATTTGAGCGAGCTCTAATAATAGTCCCAATGGGTTCGTTGAGGAATCCAATGCCGGGGGCGTCATAGTCATATATTTCACCCTGCGATTTATCGGATAGTGGGTTATTATCCTGATAGACTCTGGGACTAGTATCGTTACCAGGGGGTATTACAATAGAAAAATTTCGAATAAGCCCTGGCCAAGGAATGCTTCCATTATTGGTGTCCTTAAAATATCTAAATGCTCCATCTCTTTGAAGAACCACAGGGAAGTTAAAATCTGAAGGCTTGACCGTTCCTTTCAGTTCAATCCCCAGTCCATATCTATCCCATCCCTTTCTCCATACGCCTAAATCCTCAAAATAATCATTCGCAATTTTATCTCTAGCAGCGTTTTCGGTTACCGGCGAAAGTTTACCAGATGTTTTGCCGGTTATATCCGAAACCCATAAGACGGTAAAGTTTATTTTATCATTAATCCCTCCTGTGTCTGCCGCTTCCAATGAAATCGTCGCATCTCTCATTGTCGTGCTTTCAGAGAACCCCTCAACCCAAAAATCTTTTGGTAATGCCGCATTTGAAAATTTATTATTACGACCATTAAATTTAATTTCTGTTCCACCTACAGGAGCTGTGAATATTTTAACTTTATCGTTATTTCTTGTAAGAATCAGATTAACATTACCGTTCCATGTGGTTGGGGTTACCCGCTTGATCTCAATTTTTTTCCGAGGTGCATTATTGTTATCAAAGTTCCTAACCACAATACCTCCGATAGATATTTCATCTGTATCTAAAATACCGTCAATATCTAAATCTAATTCTAATACTGTAAAATCCTCTTCAAGAACACAAGTAATATCTTCTGTATAGCCACGCACCCGCACTTTCGCACTAATCGCTGTTTTATTTACGTCAATGCTGGGGCGAACCCCCTTAAGCTGCAGGGTTAAGCCACCCCGAATAAATGTATAAGGTGGTTGAGTTGTTAATGAGGCATCTTCTTGAGGAATAATTTTTGGTGGTTCGGTTAAGCCCATCATTACCGATGGCACCGGCCCCTGAATATAAATATAACAGGTCTGTTCTGTATCTACTCCTATCAGGTCATCATTAGGGTCAAATGTATTGGCGAACTTTATTTGCATATCAATTACGGTAAATCGTTCTTCAGTCCAACCATACCCAACGGTCGTTAATACCACATCATCATTCTGGTCGCTGGTTGCCGTACCTTTAATTATGACAGTTATTGGCTCGCTCTTATTTTCTCCTTTCGGGATGGTTAAGCTGATAATATTTGGTGTTACAGTTGCGCGGCCACCAGACTTACCGGAAACCGGTATTCTCAAAGTAATAGATTCCGTAATCTGTTCTTTAGCCGTTTCTCCTGTAGCCATTTCTAAAGTAACGGATATTTCTCTTGGATTATCCACTTCAACATACTCAAACTGTTGGATTACTACCCTGGTTTTCGGTTTTTTTGCATGCATTCGAGAAGTGGATTGATAAGGTGAATCGTTAAAAGCGGCAGGCATTGTTCCATCACTTATCACCTGAATAACGCCATTTTCTAATCCAATCGGATAAAAAGTGCCTTTTGAAACACGGCTGAAAGATACCGGTTCGCCAATTGTGGAATCAATATAAGGGCTTCTTATCCAAAGTTTTTCCGTTAGTTCAACTTGGCCAGTTACAAGATTTATCGTCCCGGAAGAAATCTGCGCCGGGTTATTAGCAAAGTTCATAGTTCCATAATTAATATTGTTTAACGTAAATGCAGTCCCTGTATAGGCCGTTCTGGTAATTGTAAGCGCAAACACCCCTGGATTGCCGGTTGGTTTTAATTCTATGGAGAGGTCACCTGTTAGGCTCGTAGTAATTACCTGCTCACCGGACTGTTGAAGACGAATTTCATTCTGGCAAGGGTATCCATAGAGATATAAATTAATTGCGGCAGTTGGGTTAATTAAAAGTGTTAAATAATCTATTAACAAATTAAGAGAATAGCCAAAAGATAAACGTGCTTCAACGGTCATTTCGTTATCCGTTAATTTCTCTAACTTCTTGGAGATAGAATTAAGCGGGTCAAGCGCTGATTTATAATCATTTATAATAAGATATGATTTTGCTTCATTTAAACGGTCGGAGAATGATTCATAAAGCCCCGGCTTGATAATACCAGCTTTAACGTTATTAAGTGTAGTAATAGTTTCGTCTATGGTCGGAATATGGGCAAAGGTTACCGCCGCGGACATATTGGATGGCGCGCTATTACCGGCCACATTATAAGCTCTGATCCGGTAATAATAAACCGCACCCGGAGAAAGATTCGTATGAGAATACGTGGTTGCGGGGACTTCCGGATTGGATTCAACAACCGCAATCTGGACAAACGGGTCGTGGCAACTGGTTTTGCTTTCAATTATAAAGCCTTGCTCATTATCCGAATTATCCTGCCATGTAAGATTAATCTGTGATGAAGATACTGCTGTAGCTACTAAATTACTCGGCGCGGCAGGCGGCTGGATTTGCGGGGCGAAATCCACTACCGCAGGCACTGCCTGCATATTATGCACCGTCCCGGTAAGGAAATAACCACGATATCCGCCACTGCTATTTGTAACAGTGTAAGCAAATGTAGTCGTGCCGGCCTGTAAAGCCTTCCACGTAATAGTAAACGCCAGGCGATTCGGGTCACTGGGAGGAACATCATCCTCGGAAAACCACATCCACGGGTCTACGATTATCCAACCGGTTCCCCTCCTTGATATCCCTGTAGAAAATGCCCCGGATGTAACATGGTCCGCTTCCACAATATTCGGGTCAAAGGTTATCTTAAGATACCCCATGCAGAAATACCCAAACAAATCTCCTTCGTCCCATGTTATAAAATGTTTTATGGTTTTAGTCTGGCCTGCCTCCGAAAAGGTTTCTGTGCCGTTTGAATCCACCTTGACATGTAATGTATTGTGCCCTGTAAATTGTAGTTGCGTATTGGATGAGTCCAGATTATCCGATGCCTTTGTGATTTCCTCTTTAAGAACGGCTTGAGAAAATCCGGCAAGCTCGTTTGAGGAAGATGTTGTTTCATTGCCAGCGGAGGAACCTGACGTGATATCTTCCGCCCTGATTCCCAAACCCAGCAACATCCAACCCAAGAGTATTATAAGACCAGCTTGTTTCACTTTGCGTGGCATAAGCAACTCCTTTTACATATTATTATATTGTTACAGACCGTTTCCCCTGATTGGTGCTATCCGCAAAGGTGTGTTCTCAATTAATCAGGAATCAATTATCAATTAATACAAGTATAAAATATCATTCTCAAGGTGTCAAGAGATTTTATATCCTACACTTGCTCAGGCTCTTTCCTGAAGACTATCAGCTGTGCTTTGGAAATGGCCTCTCTTAAAGACCCTATTTTTACCGGGGTTAGTTCAGGAGAATGACTCAATCCCTTGGCATTCTTGATTGGCATCATAATTTGCTTAAACCCGAGGCGCTGGGTTTCATTAATGCGCTGGTTTATCTGGTTTACCCCGCGAACCTCCCCGGTCAGGCCAATCTCCCCTACCATCACGGTTTCATTGGATATGGGTTTGTTCTTGATAGATGATACTATCGCCAAAGCTATCGCCAAATCCGCCGCCGGTTCGTCTATCTTTACCCCGCCCACGACATTGACAAAGACGTCCTGGTTGGAAAACGACAGTCCGATACGCCGTTCCAATACCGCCAGTATCATCAGGACACGGTTAAAATCCACCCCGCTTACCCGCCGACTCGGCACGGAATAAAACGACGGCGCAGTCAATGCCTGTATTTCAACCAGAAGCGGCCTGGTTCCGATAATCGTGGGCATAACGACCCTGCCGGCAGAGGTATCGTCATGGTCTCCGATAAATAGCGCCGATGGATTGGTCACCTCCTGCAGGCCTTCCTTATCCATATCAAAAAGCCCGATTTCGTTGGTAGAGCCGAAACGATTCTTGACAGCGCGCAGTATTCTAAACGACTGGAACCGGTCGCCTTCAAAATATAATACCGTATCAACCATGTGCTCAAGCGTCCTCGGACCGGCAAGAGAGCCTTCCTTGGTAACGTGTCCGATAAGGAATAAAGCAATACTCTTACGTTTGGCCAGATACATGAGTTCCAGGGTAGATTCACGCACCTGGGTAACTGTGCCGGGCGTGCCGGGAAGCTGGGGTTTATATATCATCTGAATAGAATCTATAATCAGGAAATCCGGATTGTATTCTTCGACATAGCCTCCGATAACGTCCAGGTTGGTCTCCGAAACCAAGAGAAGATTGTCGGAATTGGTGCCTAACCGCTCGGCGCGGATTTTGGTCTGGTAGATGGATTCCTCGGCGCTTACATATAACACCTTTTTGCCGAGTTCGCAGAGCTTGCCGGAGACCTGAAGGATAAGAGTGGATTTGCCGATGCCCGGGTCGCCGCCGATAAGCGTGGCAGAGCCGGAAACGATGCCGCCGCCCATAATCCTATCCAACTCATTAATGCCGGTAGAGACGCGTTCTTTATCTATGCTTTTTATTCGGCTCACCGGCTGGGGCTTTTCCCCGGAAAGAATCGGGCGGTCGGTCAGGGCGGTCGGGGTAATGACTTCCTCAATCAGGCTTCCCCAAACGCCGCAATCCGGGCATTTGCCGAGCCACTTGCCGGTTTCATAACCGCATTGCTGGCAGCGAAAGGCTTTCTTCAACTTCTTCATAAGTTACAAGTAAAAATGAGCAATGAACAATTAAGAAATACAAATAAATTATTTGGCGTTCTTTTTCAGGTTCTGCTTAGAAGTCTTAACACTTTTCCCGAATATTTTCTTAATTTCCAAGGATTCCTGTATTAACTTATCAATATCCTCCGATTTGTTTAATTCAGAATCCTTTAATAATCTTAACCAAAGATTAGTTTCTTTTGCTTCCTTAAAAGAAATACTTAATTTATAGGTAAAATCCTCTTTACTGAACGCAACAGTGGCTTCCTCATAATTCGCCGCGATAGAAGTTGCCGAGCGCAATAATTGGCGGCCAATTTCCTGCGCCGCCATCTCACGCGGGAGCTTTCTGACCAATTCAATTACACTCAAAGCAAACTTATAAGTTCTATCCGAAAGGTCGTTTTCAATACTGCTCATTGTTCATTGCTAATTGCTAATTGATATTTAAGCATCGCCAGCATCGCCACGGCGGCGGTTTCCACCCTCAATATTCCGCCCACCGGCATCTGGACCGCCTTAAACCCGGCGGCCTTGGCCTTTTCCACTTCATCAGGCGAGAAATCGCCTTCCGGCCCGATGAGGTATAGTATCTTTACACACCCCCTACCCCCTCCCCGATTAGGTCGGGACTCCGCTGCCGCTACGCTTATTAGAGGGGAATATGTTATCAAATCATCTCCTTCGGGATAAGCTAAGAGTTTTATATTGTAGTCGTTTATTGTACCAAGTAATTTCGCAAATGGCAATATTTCCGCGATTTCCATAACGGTGGATTGGGATGATTGCCTGGCGGCCTCCACGGCTATCTTTTTCCAACGCTTAACCTTGTTTTCGCCGACGTCCCTGACGACACTGCGCCTGGTTTCCATGGGGATAAGCTTATTAAGCCCTAGTTCAGCGCACTTTTCCACCAGCCAGTCCATCCGGTTGCCTTTGGGAATAGCGACAGCAAGAGAGATATTAGTTGTTGGTTGTTGGTTGTTAGTTGTTGGCTCTTGCGGAATAATTTTTAGCTGTGTATTCTTGCCAAGCACACTTATTTGCGCATGATGAATATTGCCGGATTTATCGAAGAGTTCCACCTTATCGCCGATTTTCAGGCGGAGAACCCGGCTAAGATGCAGGGACTGTTCTTCGTCAAGGGAGACCTCCGCTTCCGCGCCGGTAACGGGCGTATCTATGTAGAATCTATGAAGCCGTTTCATACAACTAATAAGTTACAATGAACAAGTATCAATGAGCAAGGAATTTCATCCTTAATTGTTAATTGCTAATTGTTCATTGTCACTTGTAACCAATAAAAAACCCCCCGGATTTTTAATATCCGAGGGGCTTTTATCTGTGCAATTAAGCACTTACATACAGGGTTAGAATTTTACATTGGCCCCAAACATAAGCAGGGTCATCGAGTCAAAGGTTTCATAAGCGCCTGCATTCGTCGGTGTCGGGTTTGTAAAGGCGATTGAATCGAAGAAATCGCCACCGGATAACATTCCCAAACCGAGAACGAAATCGACATTATCAGAATACTTTAAAGTAGCCTTAATATCGACTTCCATTCCGAGCGCATCGTCTGCGGCTTTCGCCACATCATCACCAGTTAACAGCAAGCCATCCGGACCGGCAGTATTAGTGAACGGCGGAGTGTCAAGCGTAAACTGGCCGATGAGCATCTTCAGGTTAAGGGGCATCGAGTTCCCGCCTAATTTGAGTGAGGTTTTAATCCCCGCCTCTATCTTAATAGCGTTATAATTGCTATCAAGATCCAGACCGTAGAGAGAATCCTCTAAGATCATGGTTGATTGTGAGTTCTCGTAGGAGATAAAGTGATTATTTTCGGTATATTTTACGGAGGCTGATTTATAGGCATTCGAATCATCACCGCCGCTTACGTTCCACATGGAAAGATCCACGTAGGGCTTTACCGAAACATCGACGAAATCATATCTTCCGCCGAGACGATAAGCCGAAGCAACTTGGTCGACATCCGCTACCTGTCCGGCAGCGTTGACACCAATATTGCTAAGAGTGCCGGTCTGGTTGTAATACTCAAAATAGAGTTCCAGATTAGGCACTGCACCGAAATAATCCACTCCAAACCCGATGGTCATGGCGTTCAATCCGGTATTTAAAGCTGCCCCACCGTTGGTATCCGGGTTATTCATCTGGGCAATTAATACCTTAAGAACGTTCTTTTCACCGGGTAGTTTGTAGGCGACATTCACCCCGACCAAATTATCATTGGCGCGGGCGGCTCCTGTCTGCCTGGTCACCCCATACATGAAGTCGACCTGATAGTTATCGTCCTTCAGCGAGCCGTAATTAAACAGGAACCCGCTGAATTCAGAAACTCCACGAGCGGTTGCTGCGTTGGCAGCAATCTGGCTATCCATAGGCAGCCAAACGCTGTAGGTCTGCGCTTCGGAAACATCCATAAAGAAGGCGCCTTCGCCTTCCCTGAGGGTAAATTTAAGGTCCTGGATTCCATAGCTCATTGTTAGTTTAGGGCTGAAAAATTCACCTACCCTGATGTAAGCCTGTTCAATGGCAGGAGAAATGTTATCGGCTCCGCCTAAATCCACGTTGGAAGCGGTGCCTGTTGCCGCTGCGCCGGCGTCATTAAGAGCGCTCACGCGGCGGTTTTCGAACTGAACAATCGCGGTCACTTTCTCTGCCAATTCCCATTTCGTATTAATCGTAATGAGAGGTGTCAAAATCGTGTCGCTGTGTGAAAGTGCCCCGTTGTGGAAGGTATTGATTTCCTTGCTGCGATAAGCAGTAGGAAGCTCAACATCTCCTGACAGGCTGAAGCTTGCCGGCACATCTGCCAGAGAGCTGCCCGCCACCAGTCCGACTAACATTATGCTTAAAACAACTAACCCGAGTTTCTTCATATTTCCTCCTTTTAAAACAAACTTACTAGGGTGGTCCAGTTATCAAGATAAGATTCTGTCACTCTTAGGAAGCGGCAAACCTTAATAATTTCCCATCTTATCTCTTATACTTTCTCACCTCCTTTCTTATTTTTATGTCAGGACCATTTCCCTCAAGACCCTTTAGAAACATTATCTAAATTTTCCAATCTGCCTCATTTAGATACCGCTTCTAAGAGGCCAAGCAAATTCCGACAATTATACTCAAAATTCCCTTCTTGTCAAGAGAAAAATCATTTTTTGGATAAAATTTTTTCCTTAACAGGATACAACCCAAGCCCCGGCCCTTTTAGCCCATTAGGATAATATCGGTAAATATGAGGGTAAGGCTTTAGAATAATATTAGGTATACTCAAGAATGAATAACCCCCACCTCCGGTGGGGGCGACTTAACAGTCCCCGCCCTAAATCGGGCGTGGAATAAAGTCGTAGAGTCGAAAAAATAGCCCCCGAACTTTCGTCCGGAGGCTATTTTAGATTAACCGTTGTGGGTTAGAACTTCATACCTAAAGAAATGGCTACCCACATACCGCCGAGGTCATTGATATTGTCAACATAATCAGTGGCGACGCCATCAGGATCGAAAGATACTGTGGTCAGTACTCTGTATCCTAATGTGACGTTCAGGTTAGTCATGATTTTTTCTCCACCTGAAACAACGCCCCATGTAACAAAGACATCAGCCATTGGAGTTGTATCGTTCATTCTGATAAGGGCCGCGGTATTATCCCAAGCCTGTAAATCAGCCATACCGATATGCAACCCGGCTGTGAATTTGTCGGTCAGCTTGCGAGCCAGTAACATGGCTTCGATGCTGACATCAACATCAACAACTGTAGAAGTAGCACCCGCGTTTTTATCTTCTTCTAAGGAAATAGTTGAGCCCTCTTTGTAGAAGCCGATATCGGTTTTCGCATCAACCGGTAAAGCAATAGCTAAAAAGCTACCGCCGCCTGTTTCAGCGTTCTTATCGTTGCACTTGTAATACATCGTGCCCAATTCGAAACCGAGTGATTCGGCCTTAGCGGATAAAACCATTCCGCTCACGAGAGCCAGTGCTAATACCAACATTGTCAGTTTTTTCATTATTCTGTCTCACCCCCTTTCATATTTTAAATACTCTATCTGTTATTTTGTTTCCAAGTTAATTTAGACGATTATACTCATTATTCGCCTTGAGTCAACTATTTTCTGGTTAATTTTATTTTTCTCGATTATTTAATTATCGTAAACAAAACCGAATAACTTTAATAAATTATAATTTTTCTTTAATAATTTCCAAATCACCGATGGTGGTAATCTTCATATTATCGTAACTTCCCGGGACGATCCTCACTTTATAGCCCGCGTTTTCCGCTAAAGAGGCATCATCCGTGATTATATGCTTATCGGCAACGAATGCCATTTTACTATAGGCCTTTTCGAGGATTCCCCTTTTAAACCCCTGCGGAGTCTGCGCCGCCCAAAGTTCGGCCCTTTTCAGGGTCTTTTCTATCACCCCGCCCGTTTTAACCAGTTTTATGGTATCTACAACCGGAACAGCCAGGATAGCCGCCCCGAATCTCCTAACCGCCCTTATTAATGTATCTATATCATCTTTATTAACCAGGGGGCGGGCAACATCATGAACCAATACGACCTGACTCCGCTCATCCACCGCCTTTAATGCCCTGGCAACCGAATCCCGGCGTTCCTTACCCCCTTTAACCAGCTTAACTTTGCTCTTCTTTACATATATATTAACGAGTTTCCCGGCTTTTTCCATATCCTGCGGGTTTATGGCAATAATTATCTCTCTTAAACGCGGGATGGCGGCAAACTTATTAATAATATGCATAAGGAGCGGCTTGCCTTTTAATATGATAAAGGGCTTACGGACAGACTCCTTCCGTGCCCTTGGCTGCCTCTTTGCAAATCCGGAGACTTGCATCCTTTTGCCCAAGCCGGCAGCGGGTATTATTACACTAATATCCCTATTGGTTCTCTTGGCTTGTTTCATCGGTATTCTTAAAATTACCCTTTAGGAAAAAATCATATTATTCTGGCTGCCCGGTTTGTATTTGGGGGTTATCCGGAATTTCCGGAATGCTTTCCGCCTCTTTTACCGGTTGAGACGCGCCTTCCGGAACTGCCTCAGGGGTTTCTGCCGGCTTAACGGCATCAGGCTCTTGCGGTTGCGCCGCCTGGGGTGTAATGACTGGATTAGCTTCAGGGACAACCGCAGGCACAGACGGGGGCGCCAACTTTATGGTTATTTCCCCGAAATCGCTTTCCTGGTTCAGGGTGATCTTCTGTTCTTTGGCAAGCTCCAGCGCCGCCAGGAAGTTTTTAAGGGTAATTATCTTGTTCTTGCCATGCTCGGTAAGCACGGAAAAGGTCATTTCTGCCTGGTCTTTGAGGCGCTCAAGAATAGAAATCATAAACCGTTCCAGCGGAACATCCTCGTAAATAATCGAAAGCGAGGTCTCCAGTGCGGTTTCTTTGGTCAGGCGGTTAAAGGTCTTAACCAAAGGCCAAAGTTCAATTTCCACCACCGGTTCGGGTTTTTCTTCCGGCGTTTCCTCTTCCTTAATAGAAGGGCGCGGATAAAGCTGTAATTGCTTCTGGACGAGCCCGGATAAAATCTTTGAAAGATCCTTGTATTTCTTATATTCTATGAGCTTCCTGACCAATTCAAAGCGCGGGTCGTCCTCTTCCGGCTCTTCCTCGTCGCGCGGCATCAAAGACCGGGCTTTCATTTCTATCAGGGTTGCCGCCACGACCATGAATTCACTCGCCATATTGATATCCAGGTGTTTTATCATTTCGAGATATGACATATATTGGTCGGTGATGCGGGATATGGGAATATCGTAGATATTAAGCTCTTCTTCCTTGACCAGGTAAAGCAACAGGTCAAAGGGCCCGTAGAAGTTTTCCAGTTGGACTTTATAGTCTGTCATATTTAAAACCTATAACGAAATAAGATTGCTTCCCCCGAATGCTTTCGGGGTCGCAATGACAATTTTCCGCGCCTAAAGCGAGTCATTGCGAGTCCTCCGATATCCATCGGGGGACGCGGCAATCCCGTTTTAATATGAGTTCTAAACCAAAGCAACGGCCTTTTTCACCTCAATCATCGTCTGGAGGGCAATCGCGCCGGCCTTCTCGGCGC
This window contains:
- a CDS encoding putative Ig domain-containing protein, with the translated sequence MTGRISGIPTTAGTFTFDVEAQDSNLIPGATADIQTLSIRIKK
- a CDS encoding fibronectin type III domain-containing protein, which translates into the protein MPRKVKQAGLIILLGWMLLGLGIRAEDITSGSSAGNETTSSSNELAGFSQAVLKEEITKASDNLDSSNTQLQFTGHNTLHVKVDSNGTETFSEAGQTKTIKHFITWDEGDLFGYFCMGYLKITFDPNIVEADHVTSGAFSTGISRRGTGWIIVDPWMWFSEDDVPPSDPNRLAFTITWKALQAGTTTFAYTVTNSSGGYRGYFLTGTVHNMQAVPAVVDFAPQIQPPAAPSNLVATAVSSSQINLTWQDNSDNEQGFIIESKTSCHDPFVQIAVVESNPEVPATTYSHTNLSPGAVYYYRIRAYNVAGNSAPSNMSAAVTFAHIPTIDETITTLNNVKAGIIKPGLYESFSDRLNEAKSYLIINDYKSALDPLNSISKKLEKLTDNEMTVEARLSFGYSLNLLIDYLTLLINPTAAINLYLYGYPCQNEIRLQQSGEQVITTSLTGDLSIELKPTGNPGVFALTITRTAYTGTAFTLNNINYGTMNFANNPAQISSGTINLVTGQVELTEKLWIRSPYIDSTIGEPVSFSRVSKGTFYPIGLENGVIQVISDGTMPAAFNDSPYQSTSRMHAKKPKTRVVIQQFEYVEVDNPREISVTLEMATGETAKEQITESITLRIPVSGKSGGRATVTPNIISLTIPKGENKSEPITVIIKGTATSDQNDDVVLTTVGYGWTEERFTVIDMQIKFANTFDPNDDLIGVDTEQTCYIYIQGPVPSVMMGLTEPPKIIPQEDASLTTQPPYTFIRGGLTLQLKGVRPSIDVNKTAISAKVRVRGYTEDITCVLEEDFTVLELDLDIDGILDTDEISIGGIVVRNFDNNNAPRKKIEIKRVTPTTWNGNVNLILTRNNDKVKIFTAPVGGTEIKFNGRNNKFSNAALPKDFWVEGFSESTTMRDATISLEAADTGGINDKINFTVLWVSDITGKTSGKLSPVTENAARDKIANDYFEDLGVWRKGWDRYGLGIELKGTVKPSDFNFPVVLQRDGAFRYFKDTNNGSIPWPGLIRNFSIVIPPGNDTSPRVYQDNNPLSDKSQGEIYDYDAPGIGFLNEPIGTIIRARSNMKEYAVYNDNGAEIRCSLVYQWYCVRSGKKIGPANDDWIQENSIRKDNKVEFGSYTNLTWDLK
- the radA gene encoding DNA repair protein RadA, translating into MKKLKKAFRCQQCGYETGKWLGKCPDCGVWGSLIEEVITPTALTDRPILSGEKPQPVSRIKSIDKERVSTGINELDRIMGGGIVSGSATLIGGDPGIGKSTLILQVSGKLCELGKKVLYVSAEESIYQTKIRAERLGTNSDNLLLVSETNLDVIGGYVEEYNPDFLIIDSIQMIYKPQLPGTPGTVTQVRESTLELMYLAKRKSIALFLIGHVTKEGSLAGPRTLEHMVDTVLYFEGDRFQSFRILRAVKNRFGSTNEIGLFDMDKEGLQEVTNPSALFIGDHDDTSAGRVVMPTIIGTRPLLVEIQALTAPSFYSVPSRRVSGVDFNRVLMILAVLERRIGLSFSNQDVFVNVVGGVKIDEPAADLAIALAIVSSIKNKPISNETVMVGEIGLTGEVRGVNQINQRINETQRLGFKQIMMPIKNAKGLSHSPELTPVKIGSLREAISKAQLIVFRKEPEQV
- a CDS encoding four helix bundle protein, whose amino-acid sequence is MSSIENDLSDRTYKFALSVIELVRKLPREMAAQEIGRQLLRSATSIAANYEEATVAFSKEDFTYKLSISFKEAKETNLWLRLLKDSELNKSEDIDKLIQESLEIKKIFGKSVKTSKQNLKKNAK
- a CDS encoding segregation/condensation protein A, coding for MTDYKVQLENFYGPFDLLLYLVKEEELNIYDIPISRITDQYMSYLEMIKHLDINMASEFMVVAATLIEMKARSLMPRDEEEPEEDDPRFELVRKLIEYKKYKDLSKILSGLVQKQLQLYPRPSIKEEETPEEKPEPVVEIELWPLVKTFNRLTKETALETSLSIIYEDVPLERFMISILERLKDQAEMTFSVLTEHGKNKIITLKNFLAALELAKEQKITLNQESDFGEITIKLAPPSVPAVVPEANPVITPQAAQPQEPDAVKPAETPEAVPEGASQPVKEAESIPEIPDNPQIQTGQPE
- a CDS encoding 16S rRNA (uracil(1498)-N(3))-methyltransferase, yielding MKRLHRFYIDTPVTGAEAEVSLDEEQSLHLSRVLRLKIGDKVELFDKSGNIHHAQISVLGKNTQLKIIPQEPTTNNQQPTTNISLAVAIPKGNRMDWLVEKCAELGLNKLIPMETRRSVVRDVGENKVKRWKKIAVEAARQSSQSTVMEIAEILPFAKLLGTINDYNIKLLAYPEGDDLITYSPLISVAAAESRPNRGGGRGCVKILYLIGPEGDFSPDEVEKAKAAGFKAVQMPVGGILRVETAAVAMLAMLKYQLAISNEQ
- the ispD gene encoding 2-C-methyl-D-erythritol 4-phosphate cytidylyltransferase, which translates into the protein MKQAKRTNRDISVIIPAAGLGKRMQVSGFAKRQPRARKESVRKPFIILKGKPLLMHIINKFAAIPRLREIIIAINPQDMEKAGKLVNIYVKKSKVKLVKGGKERRDSVARALKAVDERSQVVLVHDVARPLVNKDDIDTLIRAVRRFGAAILAVPVVDTIKLVKTGGVIEKTLKRAELWAAQTPQGFKRGILEKAYSKMAFVADKHIITDDASLAENAGYKVRIVPGSYDNMKITTIGDLEIIKEKL